The following proteins are encoded in a genomic region of Acipenser ruthenus chromosome 4, fAciRut3.2 maternal haplotype, whole genome shotgun sequence:
- the LOC117400103 gene encoding b(0,+)-type amino acid transporter 1-like: MEKGCNLRSTEKRNGVEVNEGVYLRKSIGYFVGVNFIVGVIVGSGIFISPAGLLEYSRLNVGVALSIWAASGVLSMLGALCYAELGTALPSSGGEYYYVNRGLGPIPAFLLLWIKIVCVMPMGSSILAMTFTEYAVQPFYSGCPAPVLVKKGVAIAVILTISCVNCLSVTGGLWVQKICTFLKMVALVIISIGGLVLLAKGRTENLENAFSGEIPNVSQIGQAFYQGLWAFSGWNTLNYLEEEVKTPSKTIPRCIITAVPCVIVFYLLVNVSYLTVMTPKDMVSSAAVAVTWADRTIGHFSWIIPVSVAISTFGSLNSSTFLQSRLNYVASRERHLPHVLSMLHVKYLTPAPAIIFSTMFSIFFLIPSDILMLTNYSSFAEWLMVGLTCISLIVLRYREPNLHRPYKVFLPFAFVMAAASFFLVLSPIIQEPEVEYIYALMLMLGGLIFYIPFVHFKLHFKIFDKITCFLQLLMEVSPPTEYSEIKCQ, translated from the exons ATGGAAAAAGGATGCAATTTGAGGAGCACGGAGAAGAGAAATGGAGTTGAAGTAAACGAGGGGGTGTATTTGAGGAAGTCAATTGGTTATTTTGTTGGGGTTAATTTTATAGTAGGTGTAATTGTAGGCTCAGGGATATTTATTTCTCCTGCTGGGCTACTGGAGTATTCACGCCTCAATGTTGGAGTGGCACTTTCGATATGGGCAGCTTCTGGAGTTCTTTCCATGCTTGGAGCCCTCTGTTATGCAGAACTGGGGACTGCACTTCCTTCGTCAGGTGGAGAATACTATTATGTTAATAGAGGACTTGGACCAATTCCTGCCTTTTTACTATTGTGGATTAAAATTGTATGTGTCATGCCTATGGGGTCATCTATTTTAGCCATGACATTTACAGAATATGCCGTTCAGCCTTTCTATTCCGGATGTCCTGCTCCAGTACTGGTGAAGAAAGGAGTTGCTATTGCCGTTATCTTAACCAtttcctgtgttaactgtctTAGTGTGACAGGGGGGTTGTGGGTGCAGAAAATATGCACGTTCCTAAAAATGGTAGCTTTAGTTATAATTTCAATTGGTGGGCTGGTGCTGCTTGCCAAAGGTAGAACAGAGAACCTGGAAAATGCATTCAGTGGAGAGATTCCCAATGTGTCACAGATTGGACAAGCCTTCTATCAAGGACTGTGGGCATTTTCAGGCTGGAATACTTTGAATTATCTTGAAG aGGAGGTGAAAACCCCCAGTAAAACTATCCCTCGATGTATTATAACAGCTGTGCCTTGTGTCATTGTGTTCTACCTGTTGGTTAATGTCTCCTACCTTACTGTCATGACACCAAAAGACATGGTCTCTTCAG CTGCTGTAGCCGTCACATGGGCAGACAGAACCATTGGTCATTTTTCTTGGATAATTCCTGTGTCTGTTGCCATTTCTACATTTGGCTCCCTAAATAGTTCCACGTTTCTCCAGAGCAGACTGAACTATGTTGCAAGTAGAGAAAGACATTTGCCGCATGTTTTGTCCATGCTACATGTTAAATATCTAACACCAGCTCCAGCAATAATATTCTCTACaatgttttcaatatttttcCTCATTCCCTCTGATATTCTGATGCTAACAAACTACAGTAGTTTTGCTGAATGGCTTATGGTTGGACTTACCTGCATTAGTCTAATAGTACTTAGATACCGTGAGCCCAACCTTCATAGACCATACAAG GTATTTTTACCATTTGCATTTGTGATGGCGGCTGCTTCCTTCTTCCTAGTACTTTCCCCTATCATACAGGAACCCGAAGTGGAATACATCTACGCCTTGATGTTAATGTTGGGAGGCCTTATCTTCTACATTCCATTTGTacatttcaaattacatttcaaaatctttGACAAAATTACATGCTTTTTACAGCTACTTATGGAAGTATCACCCCCAACTGAGTACAGTGAGATTAAATGCCAATAA